In the genome of Helicovermis profundi, the window TCTAATATTAATAATTTTGTAGTAGAATATGGTAATTTTATTGAAGAAGAAAATGTTGATAAAAGGGAAAAAAAAGCTGTTTTAGGTAGTGAAGTTGCTTCATCTCTTTTTGAAAACTCATCTGATGCAGTTGGAGAAACACTTAAAATAAAGGGCAGACGATACTTAATTGTTGGTGTATTAAAACAAAATGGTAAGATGGTCGGTTTTTCATCGGCTGATGAGGCAATATTTTTTCCATACTCAACATATGAATCATATATTGCTGGAAAAAAATCGAAGGCAGCTATTATGCTTCAAGCAAGTAGTGTTCAAGAAACGAGTGATTTAAATACAGAAGTAACGGATATACTGAATAAAGAGTATGCATCAACTGGTGGGAATCCATTTATGATTAGAGATGCAGGAAGTGCACTAACTTCAGCAAAAGAATCAGCTAGTTTAATGACAATATTACTTACATCGGTAGCTGTAATTGTTCTAGTAGTAGGTGGAATTGGAATTATGAATGTACTATTTGTTTCTGTAAAAGAAAGAACAAAAGAAATAGGTATTCTAAAAGCTCTTGGAGCAAAGAGAAAAGATATACTTTTAATTTTTTTATTTGAGTCAATTGCAATTAGTGTGATAGGAGGCACTCTAGGAATTGGAATTAGTTTTATCGCAGTACCTCTTATGAAATATACATCAATACCAGTAATTCCATCATTTGATGCATATATTTTAGCAGCTTTATTTTCTTTAGTAACAGGAGTATTTTTTGGATATTATCCAGCGCTTTCAGCATCAAAATTAAAACCAATTGACGCACTTAGATATGAATAAAGATAAAGTATATTTGAATAAACAAAAAAAATAAAAATTAATTATAATAGGGAGGTAAATATGAAATATAAGATAGTAATATTGGGATTAATTATTATACTCGCATTAACGGGATGTTCTTCTAAAGCTACTGATAAAAATGAAATTAAAATAAAGACATTGGAAGAACAAAATATTGATATTAACGTAAATGACGAGGAAAATGTATCAAGTAGTAAAACAGACTCAAATTATGTAGATAGTGCTAATAAAACGAGAATTATGGGCCAGGTGAGTAAAAAAGTTGGAAATGTAATAACTCTTGATTTGTATAAAATGCCAGAGAGAAATGTAAGTAGTGAAAAAGATAGTACCAGCGAATCTAATTCATCAACTACTAAAACGGTTTCATTAGTAGCTGGCAGTGCTCCAGTAGGTGGAGGGATGAAACCACCAGGTACTTTTGGAAAAAACAATGGATTTAGTGCTAGGACTTCTTTTGAAAAAACGGGTGAAACCATAAGTCTTGTGATTCCAGTAGGAACTGATATTATTTCTAGAAGTACTCCGAATACTAGTTTAGATATTGATAGTTTAGTAAAGGGTATTAATATTATGGTGGTTATAGACGATGAGTTAACTAATAGTGAAAAATTGGAAAATCCATCTTCAAAAACTATTTATGCAGATAGAATAAATATTATTCAAACTACTAAATAATGATTTTAATAAAGTGGGTGAAAAAATGAATGAATCATTAATTAATTTAACAAATTTAAATAAATCATATAAAATGGGAAGCTATGAACTTGAAGTATTAAAAGAAATTAATTTATCTATCAATAAAGGTGAATATGTTGCAATCTTTGGACCTTCAGGTTCTGGTAAATCAACTATTATGAATATTTTAGGTTGTATTGATACTAAAAGTAGTGGAAAGTATTTTTTGAACGGAGAAAATATAGACAAAAAAAATGAAGATGAGCTAGCGGTTATTAGAAACAGAGAAATAGGTTTTGTGTTTCAAAAATTCAATTTGATTAGCAAATTTGATGTATTATATAATGTTCAACTTCCTTTATTAATAAAAGGATTAAAAAAAAGTGAAACTAAAATGATTGCTACAAAATATATTGAAAAAGTTGATCTATTAGATAGAATAAATCACAGGCCTACAGAACTTTCAGGAGGTCAACAGCAAAGAGTTGCAATTGCAAGAGCTTTAATTTGTAATCCGGAAATAATTCTAGCAGATGAACCAACTGGAAATTTAGATACACATTCTGGAGATGAAATACTTAAATTATTTGAAAGTCTTCATAAAGAAGGTAAAACAATTATTGTTATTACTCACGATGAACATGTAGCTAGTTATGCAAATAGAATAATTAGGCTAAGAGATGGAGTAATAGAATCTGATGAATACAAAAGTTATTGATAATATTAATCAATAACTTTTGTATTTTTACTATTCATAGATTTTTCTAATTATTTCTTGATTTATCATTCCTTCAAATTCTTTGTTCCATCTCTCGGTTCTATCACTTCCATCAGTTTCACTGTATTCTTTGAAAAATTGATCTTCGGTGTTAATTAATTCTAGATTAATATCTTCAAGTTCTTTGTAAGCTTTTTCATTGTTAATATCTTGCTTAATTAGCAACATTTCTTCTTTTGAGAAAATATGAGTGTTTTCAGAAGATAGTCCGAGTTCAGCTTCAATTATTTTTCTTTTTTCTCTAAGTGAAATAATTTGGTTAATTAGAGCTTTTTTCATATCATCACCACCTTTAAGATAAATGAATTTCTTGGATTCAGAGGGAGTTTTTACTCCCACTGAATCTTAGAAAACATAATCCAGAGCCTTTTTAGAGTTCTTTATCCCACCCGCTTTTTTTAAGAAGTGGGGGGATTAGAACTTTAAGACATCGGATAAATTGATACCAATATTTCTAACATTATATATACCCTAAATATGGCTTTTTAATCATAAATAACTTATAATAAACTATAGATTTAGAAAAGTTTAAGTAAATTTGGAGTGATAAAATGAATTATAAAATAATAAAAAAAGAAAATATGACTTTAAAAAAATGGAGTGGTGGGACTACTAGAGAAATAGCAATTTATCCGGAAAATGCTTCTTACAAAAAAAGAGAATTTATTTATAGAATAAGTAGTGCAACTATTGATGTTGATGAATCACTCTTTACACCTTTGCCAGGTGTAAAGAGAATATTGATGATATTAAAAGGAAACGTTAAATTATCACATGAAGGTAAGTATGAAAAAACACTTTTTCAATATGAAACTGATGAATTTTGGGGCGACAATACGACAAAAAGTTTTGGACGGGCAAAAGATTTTAATTTGATGATGAAAGGAGAAAGTGAAGGGGAAGTAATATCAATTGACTTAAGGAAAAAAATGTTGTTTAGTGGTAGTTTAAATACCAAAGATGATTATGAATATCAAACTAAAGTTATTTATAATCTTTCAAGTAATATAATGATTAGTTTCATGGATAAACACGTAAAACTATATAAAGGAGATGCCTTTATTTTAAATATAAGTAAAAATGAAAGTTTGGACTTCAAATTACTTGAACTCGATAGTGACACATTTTTTGAATCTTCAGTGTGTATTGTTTCAACAATTAATCATAATTAATTATTAGATATGCATATAATATAAATAGAGGAATTAAGGAGTAAAAATTGAATAATTGTAAAATTTGCGGCAAGGAAACAGAAATTTATTACGATAAACAGTTTGACACTGAGTATTTTCATTGCACAAATTGTGAATTTATTCAGATGGATTTAGAAAAAAAAATTACTTTTGCACAGGAAAGAGAAGTTTATAATCTACATGAAAATTCTCTTGAAGATGAAGGTTATGTGTCTATGTTTAATAATTTTCTTGATAAGGGTGTATTAGATTTTATAGATAGTGGTAAGGCCCTTGATTTCGGGAGTGGCCCTACGCCTGTTTTATCTGAAATAATAAAAAGAGAGTATGATTTTAGCGTTGATTGTTATGATTTACATTATCAACCTAAAAAAATATATGAGGGAAAAACTTATGATTTAGTTTTATCTACTGAAGTTTTAGAGCATATTGAAAATCCAATTGAAGTATTTACATTGATTTACGACAGACTTAGAATTAATGGAATATTTTCTTTTATGACAATTTTTCATTACAATGATAAAGAAAAATTCCTTAATTGGTGGTATAGACGTGATAAAACACATATATCATTTTATTCGATTAAAACACTTCAGTTTATTGCAGAAAAAATAGGATTTGAAATTATATATACTGATAATAAAAGGATTTGTACCTTTAGGAAAATTTAATGATAAAAAAACCGACTATTTGATGGAAATTAAAAAGTCGGTTTTTTTATCGTTTTTTAAATGAATTTTAAAGTTCTAATAAATATTTAATAGTTACTTTCTTTTCTCTCAAAATAACCTTGTGGATGGGAACATGCTGGACAAACATTTGGAGCTGATGTTCCTTCATGAACATAGCCACATTTTCTGCACTTCCATTTTACATTTTCTTTTGAAGTAAAAGATTTATTATTTTCAATGTTTTTAGCGAGTTTTAAATATCTTGCTTCATGTTCTTTTTCAACTTTTAATATATTTTTAAATGCTCTTGCAATATCATCAAATCCTTCTGCTTTTGCAACTCTTGAAAATTCGGGATATAAATCTGTCCATTCTTCATTTTCACCAGCAGCAGCAGCTTTTAGGTTTTCTAATGTGCTTGCAATTTTTCCAGCAGGATATTTTGCGATTATTTCAACGGGTTCACCTGAAGGCAAGAATCTAAAAAATGTTTTAGCATGCTGCTCTTCGTTTAATGCAGTTTCTAAAAAAAGTGCGGATATTTGCTCAAATCCATCTTTTTTAGCTTGCTTTGCAAAAAAAGTATATCTGTTTTTAGCTTGAGATTCACCGGCAAAAGCTTTTAATAGATTTTTTTCTGTTTCAGTTCCAATTAATTTTGACATAATACCTCCTATAATTTTATTATATTAGTTATGCTTTACTATTATAGTTTATCATTAATAAATAAAATGTGCAGGATAAATTTAAAAAAGGTATGATTTTTTCTTGCAATATAATAAAAATATTGTTATTAGAATTTTGAAAGGTTATAATATAAACAAATATGAAAGTTGGTGACCTATGGTTAGAGTTGTAAATGAAGAGGATAGAAAAAATGTGTTAGAATTTTTATTAGTTGAGCCATCTATAAATATATTTATAATTGGTGATATTGAAAATGAAGGATTTAATAAAGATTATCAAACTTTATGGGGATATTATGATAGTGATAATGTGATTAAAGGTGTATTACTAAAGTATTATAATTATTTTATTGTTTATTATAATGATCAATTATTAGATACTTTAGAAGAGGAATTAATGATTATTGCCGAATTTAAAGAACTATTAAAAAGCTTTCCTGAATTAAATATTTTATCTGGAAAGTCTTCAATAATTGAAAAATTTTCTGACGTGTTTTACAAATCAACTATTAGAAGAGAATATTTTTTAGAATTATCGTCTAGTGAATTATTAAAAGAAAAAGATGCAAATGTGCAAATTGCAAAATTAGAAGATGCAAAAGCAATATATGACCTACGAAATACAATTATAGAATTTAGAAAAATAGGCCAAGTACCTTTAGAAAGAATTCAAAAAGAAATTTCTGAAAATAAGACAAAAATTTATTTTTATAAAAATAGAGAAGGAGAAATAATTTCATTAGCGCAGATAACAGCTGAAAACAAAGATTCGGCTATGGTGATTGGAGTATGTACCAAAGAAGGAGACAGAGGAAAAGGTTATGCAAGTAAATGCGTTTCTAATTTGGCAAGGGACCTTCTTTTAAAAAATAAAAAAGTATGCCTTTTTTATGATAATGAGTTAGCTGGTAAGATTTATCATAGATTAGGATTTGAAAATATTGGAAATTGGTCTATGCTTATAAATAAATACTATAGTAAAACAAATTAAAGTGTATTTTGATTTTATGAATACTAAAAATTATTACTTATTAAGTAAAATAGTTGGAGGAGGTAATATGACAAGAAAGCAAAAAAGAATTTCAATTTATTTTTTGGTATTGACAATTTTTCTTGAAACTACTTACATTATACATAATATATTAAATATCAAAGTTAGATTTTTTATGTTTATACTTCCAGCTATAACAGCCTTAGTATCGTATTACTTATTTGAGAAAACAGTTTTAAAATATAATAATAAATTTTCGACTAGCGATGATTCTAATAATGATATAAAAATGATAAAAAATTCTTCTGATGAAGATTCTGAATTATATACTACTATAAAAAAAATAAAAAAAGAATTTGAGGGTTATTTAGAATCTGCAAATATTATTTTTTTAATTCTTGGAGAAAAAGCAAAAATTAATATGATAAATAATAGAGGAGCAAATATTTTAAAGACAAGTAAGGAAAAGGTTTTAGGGAAAAATTGGATAGAAGAATTTGTGCCTTTAGAAATAAGATCTTCAGTAGAAGAAGTTTTTTATAATATTTATAGTGGCAGTGAAGAAATGGAAGAATATTATGAAAATGAAATTATTGCAAAAGATGGTTCTGTAAAAATACTTGGATGGTATAATACTGTTCTAAGAAATGATGACAATAAAGTTATTGAGATATTAAGTGTTGGAATTGATTTAACAGAAAAGAAAGAGCTTGAGAAAAAACTAAATGAAAAAGCTACAATCGATATAATGACAAATACCTATAATAGAAATGAAGGAATCGAGCTTTTTAAAAAACAATATCATATTGCTAAAAGAACAAAACAAAATTTGACAGTATGTTTTATTGATATAAATGGACTAAAAAAAGTAAATGATACAATGGGACATGATTTTGGAGATGAATTAATTACAATTGTTACCAAGGTTATTAATGACGAAGTAAGAGAATCTGATATTGTATCAAGATTAGGTGGAGATGAGTTTTTAATTGTATTTCCAAATACAACAATAGATGAGGCTGAAGTTGTACTTAAAAGAATTAATAATGAATATTCAGAACTAAATACTTTTGCAAATAGAGGATATGATATATCTGTTAGTTATGGCTACTCAGAATATCACGGAGAAGTTGAAAAAAGTCATGATAGCATAATTATTGAAGCAGATAAAAATATGTATAATATGAAAAAAAAATTTAAACAGTCTAAAAATATAAAAAATTTATAAAAAAATATTAAAAACTATTGACAGCATATTTATGCATGTGTATAATAAGAACAAGTTAAAAATAAAAACGTTTGAAAAC includes:
- a CDS encoding ABC transporter permease — translated: MRLTEIFRSVIANLASNKFRLFLTTLGIIVGSATIVLVISIGSGGQKSVEEQFSRLNADIITVMGGRESNLEISDDDLEYIRENSTLLKNSEIFYQGNVSVSAGYEDFSGSALGVHENFSNINNFVVEYGNFIEEENVDKREKKAVLGSEVASSLFENSSDAVGETLKIKGRRYLIVGVLKQNGKMVGFSSADEAIFFPYSTYESYIAGKKSKAAIMLQASSVQETSDLNTEVTDILNKEYASTGGNPFMIRDAGSALTSAKESASLMTILLTSVAVIVLVVGGIGIMNVLFVSVKERTKEIGILKALGAKRKDILLIFLFESIAISVIGGTLGIGISFIAVPLMKYTSIPVIPSFDAYILAALFSLVTGVFFGYYPALSASKLKPIDALRYE
- a CDS encoding ABC transporter ATP-binding protein, encoding MNESLINLTNLNKSYKMGSYELEVLKEINLSINKGEYVAIFGPSGSGKSTIMNILGCIDTKSSGKYFLNGENIDKKNEDELAVIRNREIGFVFQKFNLISKFDVLYNVQLPLLIKGLKKSETKMIATKYIEKVDLLDRINHRPTELSGGQQQRVAIARALICNPEIILADEPTGNLDTHSGDEILKLFESLHKEGKTIIVITHDEHVASYANRIIRLRDGVIESDEYKSY
- a CDS encoding HutD family protein, which encodes MNYKIIKKENMTLKKWSGGTTREIAIYPENASYKKREFIYRISSATIDVDESLFTPLPGVKRILMILKGNVKLSHEGKYEKTLFQYETDEFWGDNTTKSFGRAKDFNLMMKGESEGEVISIDLRKKMLFSGSLNTKDDYEYQTKVIYNLSSNIMISFMDKHVKLYKGDAFILNISKNESLDFKLLELDSDTFFESSVCIVSTINHN
- a CDS encoding class I SAM-dependent methyltransferase: MNNCKICGKETEIYYDKQFDTEYFHCTNCEFIQMDLEKKITFAQEREVYNLHENSLEDEGYVSMFNNFLDKGVLDFIDSGKALDFGSGPTPVLSEIIKREYDFSVDCYDLHYQPKKIYEGKTYDLVLSTEVLEHIENPIEVFTLIYDRLRINGIFSFMTIFHYNDKEKFLNWWYRRDKTHISFYSIKTLQFIAEKIGFEIIYTDNKRICTFRKI
- the rbr gene encoding rubrerythrin; this encodes MSKLIGTETEKNLLKAFAGESQAKNRYTFFAKQAKKDGFEQISALFLETALNEEQHAKTFFRFLPSGEPVEIIAKYPAGKIASTLENLKAAAAGENEEWTDLYPEFSRVAKAEGFDDIARAFKNILKVEKEHEARYLKLAKNIENNKSFTSKENVKWKCRKCGYVHEGTSAPNVCPACSHPQGYFERKESNY
- a CDS encoding GNAT family N-acetyltransferase; the protein is MVRVVNEEDRKNVLEFLLVEPSINIFIIGDIENEGFNKDYQTLWGYYDSDNVIKGVLLKYYNYFIVYYNDQLLDTLEEELMIIAEFKELLKSFPELNILSGKSSIIEKFSDVFYKSTIRREYFLELSSSELLKEKDANVQIAKLEDAKAIYDLRNTIIEFRKIGQVPLERIQKEISENKTKIYFYKNREGEIISLAQITAENKDSAMVIGVCTKEGDRGKGYASKCVSNLARDLLLKNKKVCLFYDNELAGKIYHRLGFENIGNWSMLINKYYSKTN
- a CDS encoding sensor domain-containing diguanylate cyclase; the protein is MTRKQKRISIYFLVLTIFLETTYIIHNILNIKVRFFMFILPAITALVSYYLFEKTVLKYNNKFSTSDDSNNDIKMIKNSSDEDSELYTTIKKIKKEFEGYLESANIIFLILGEKAKINMINNRGANILKTSKEKVLGKNWIEEFVPLEIRSSVEEVFYNIYSGSEEMEEYYENEIIAKDGSVKILGWYNTVLRNDDNKVIEILSVGIDLTEKKELEKKLNEKATIDIMTNTYNRNEGIELFKKQYHIAKRTKQNLTVCFIDINGLKKVNDTMGHDFGDELITIVTKVINDEVRESDIVSRLGGDEFLIVFPNTTIDEAEVVLKRINNEYSELNTFANRGYDISVSYGYSEYHGEVEKSHDSIIIEADKNMYNMKKKFKQSKNIKNL